The following are encoded together in the Microterricola viridarii genome:
- a CDS encoding ATP-binding cassette domain-containing protein yields the protein MDSGFPPAEHSAGIMPVIETRGITKSFGHVQALRGASLRAYPGEVLALIGDNGAGKSTLSNVIAGVHSADAGELILRGESVNVSSVRHARELGIEIVYQDLAQAPDLSVVQNFFFGRELLIKGPGRLIGQVDEAAMRERTKEAMSLLGAQVPSLTAPVSALSGGQRQAIAVARAVMWATAAIVMDEPTAALGTKQTKMVYDAVRAAADRDLAVIFVSHDIPKMLDFADRIAIMRHGQVVAQMPTAGLQLVDVLTTMLSAQADASEGEAA from the coding sequence ATGGATTCCGGCTTCCCCCCGGCGGAACACAGCGCGGGCATCATGCCCGTCATTGAAACCCGCGGCATCACGAAGAGCTTTGGCCATGTCCAGGCGCTCCGTGGAGCGTCGCTTCGTGCCTACCCCGGCGAGGTCCTCGCGCTCATCGGCGACAACGGCGCAGGCAAGTCGACTCTCTCGAATGTGATCGCCGGAGTGCACTCCGCGGATGCCGGCGAGCTCATCCTGCGCGGTGAGAGCGTCAACGTGAGCTCGGTGCGCCACGCCCGCGAACTCGGCATCGAGATCGTCTACCAAGACCTCGCGCAGGCTCCGGACCTCTCCGTCGTCCAGAACTTCTTCTTCGGCCGCGAGCTGCTCATCAAGGGTCCCGGCCGCCTCATCGGCCAGGTGGACGAGGCGGCGATGCGCGAGCGCACGAAGGAGGCCATGAGCCTGCTCGGCGCTCAGGTCCCCTCCCTGACCGCCCCGGTCAGCGCCCTCTCCGGCGGCCAGCGCCAGGCAATCGCGGTGGCCCGCGCCGTGATGTGGGCGACGGCCGCGATCGTCATGGATGAGCCGACCGCTGCCCTCGGAACCAAGCAGACGAAGATGGTCTACGACGCGGTGCGTGCGGCCGCCGACCGCGACCTCGCCGTCATCTTCGTCTCCCACGACATTCCCAAGATGCTCGACTTCGCCGACCGCATCGCCATCATGCGGCACGGCCAGGTCGTCGCCCAGATGCCGACGGCCGGTCTTCAGCTCGTCGACGTGCTCACGACCATGCTCTCTGCCCAGGCAGACGCCTCAGAAGGAGAAGCCGCATGA
- a CDS encoding SulP family inorganic anion transporter: MTAPSLSAPQTVAAVLRNPRALSVEVLAGVVTTLALIPEIISFSVIAGVDPQVSLLASVVLVISMSFLGGRPAMVTAAAGAVALVVGPLVKEHGVEYLLPTVILAGIVQILFGVTGLARIMRFIPRSVMLGFVNALGILIFVTQVPHLLDVPWLVYPLFAVTVLIVLGLPRLTTAVPAPLVAIVVVTAITMIAHLSVPTVADEGAIGGPLPGITELAVPLNLDTLALIWPTALSVAFVGLMETLLTAKLVDEMTDTRSNKGRESWALGLSNILAGFWGGIAGCAMIGQTVVNVKLGRARTRISTLVAGVTLLVLVTALSDLMAQIPMVALAAVMMIVAVKTVNWHSVAPATLRRMPLPETLVMLSTVLIVVVTQNLAIGVAAGAVLAMVLFARRVAHVVTVRRALSSDGNSAHYTVSGPLFFGSSNDLVEQFSYGDDPAEVTIDFTQAQIWDASTVAVLDSVQQKYAEHAASVSFSGLDERSTALHGRLSGHL; the protein is encoded by the coding sequence GTGACCGCGCCCTCCCTGAGCGCCCCGCAGACCGTTGCGGCCGTGCTGCGCAACCCCCGGGCGCTCAGTGTGGAGGTGCTGGCCGGAGTCGTCACGACGCTGGCCCTGATCCCGGAGATCATTTCGTTCTCGGTCATCGCCGGTGTCGACCCGCAGGTGAGCCTGCTGGCATCCGTCGTGTTGGTGATCTCGATGTCGTTCCTCGGCGGCCGCCCGGCCATGGTCACCGCCGCGGCCGGCGCCGTCGCCCTGGTCGTCGGCCCGCTGGTCAAGGAGCACGGTGTCGAGTACCTGCTTCCCACCGTGATCCTGGCCGGCATCGTGCAGATCCTGTTCGGCGTCACCGGCCTCGCCCGCATCATGCGCTTCATCCCGCGCTCGGTGATGCTCGGCTTCGTGAACGCCCTCGGCATCCTGATCTTTGTCACCCAGGTGCCGCACCTGCTCGACGTGCCGTGGCTGGTGTACCCGCTGTTCGCGGTGACGGTGCTGATTGTGCTCGGGCTGCCCCGCCTCACCACGGCCGTGCCCGCCCCGCTGGTGGCGATCGTGGTGGTGACCGCGATCACGATGATCGCCCACCTGTCGGTGCCGACGGTCGCCGACGAGGGCGCCATCGGCGGCCCCCTGCCCGGCATCACCGAGCTCGCCGTGCCCCTGAATCTGGACACGCTCGCCCTGATCTGGCCGACCGCGCTGAGCGTCGCGTTCGTGGGGCTGATGGAGACGCTGCTCACCGCGAAGCTCGTCGACGAGATGACCGACACCCGCTCGAACAAGGGCCGCGAGTCGTGGGCGCTCGGCCTCTCGAACATCCTGGCGGGGTTCTGGGGCGGCATCGCCGGCTGCGCGATGATCGGTCAGACCGTGGTGAATGTGAAGCTCGGCCGGGCCCGCACCCGCATCTCCACTCTCGTCGCCGGTGTCACCCTGCTCGTGCTCGTCACCGCGTTGAGCGACCTGATGGCACAGATCCCGATGGTGGCGCTGGCCGCCGTGATGATGATCGTCGCCGTCAAGACGGTCAACTGGCACAGCGTGGCCCCGGCCACCCTGCGCCGGATGCCGCTGCCGGAGACCCTCGTCATGCTGTCGACCGTGCTCATCGTCGTTGTCACGCAGAACCTCGCCATCGGGGTGGCGGCCGGCGCGGTGCTGGCCATGGTGTTGTTCGCCCGGCGGGTGGCGCACGTGGTCACCGTGCGGCGGGCCCTCAGCTCCGACGGCAACAGCGCGCACTACACGGTGAGCGGCCCGCTCTTCTTCGGCAGCTCCAACGACCTGGTCGAGCAGTTCAGCTATGGCGACGATCCGGCGGAGGTCACCATCGACTTCACCCAGGCGCAGATCTGGGATGCCTCGACGGTCGCCGTGCTCGACTCGGTGCAGCAGAAATACGCCGAGCATGCGGCATCCGTCAGCTTCAGCGGTCTGGACGAGCGCAGCACCGCACTGCACGGCCGGCTGAGCGGGCACCTCTAA
- a CDS encoding substrate-binding domain-containing protein → MSRNMKLISRGSVIGAASVIALALTSCSAAGTTPDAGGADGAKPTVAFVAAQMTATYFQVMQCGAEAAADKYGVDLDWQGDANWDLQTQTPLINAAVQGSPAGLVLVPTDPVGLIETVENIAGDGIPVITVDGSLDEPVEMQNIRTDNLSAGALAADALAAAIGEKGTVLVIASFPGVAANAERVDGFAERMAEAYPNVTVLPTEYSEADQAKASQKAAAAITNPDLVGIYTTLAPASAGASAAIQAANKSGVVKLVAYDADPSQVADLKAGIYDALVAQDPYGLGYDSVERIAKIVDGSLDPASLEYQEYVTAFIIDRDNVDSDEAQRYIYVPTC, encoded by the coding sequence GTGTCTCGCAATATGAAACTCATCAGCCGCGGAAGCGTCATCGGTGCCGCATCCGTCATCGCACTCGCTCTCACCTCATGCAGCGCGGCAGGCACAACGCCCGACGCGGGAGGAGCCGACGGCGCCAAGCCGACCGTCGCCTTCGTGGCCGCCCAGATGACAGCAACCTACTTCCAGGTCATGCAGTGCGGCGCCGAGGCTGCCGCAGACAAGTACGGCGTTGACCTCGACTGGCAGGGTGACGCCAACTGGGATCTGCAGACCCAGACCCCGCTCATCAACGCGGCGGTACAGGGATCACCGGCCGGCCTCGTGCTGGTTCCGACCGACCCGGTGGGCTTGATCGAGACGGTCGAGAACATCGCGGGCGACGGGATTCCGGTCATCACGGTCGATGGCAGCCTCGACGAGCCGGTCGAGATGCAGAACATCCGCACCGACAACCTGAGCGCCGGCGCACTCGCCGCTGACGCACTCGCCGCGGCGATCGGCGAGAAGGGCACGGTCCTCGTGATCGCCTCCTTCCCCGGTGTCGCAGCGAACGCCGAGCGCGTCGACGGCTTTGCCGAGCGCATGGCCGAGGCCTACCCGAATGTCACCGTTCTGCCGACCGAGTACTCCGAGGCGGACCAGGCCAAAGCCTCGCAGAAGGCTGCAGCCGCGATCACGAACCCCGATCTCGTCGGCATCTACACGACGCTCGCCCCGGCCTCCGCCGGTGCCTCGGCCGCGATCCAGGCCGCCAACAAGTCCGGTGTGGTCAAGCTCGTCGCCTATGACGCCGATCCCTCGCAGGTCGCCGACCTCAAGGCCGGCATCTACGACGCACTGGTGGCGCAGGACCCGTACGGTCTCGGCTACGACTCCGTCGAGCGCATCGCCAAGATCGTCGACGGAAGCCTCGACCCCGCCTCGCTGGAGTACCAGGAGTACGTGACCGCGTTCATCATCGACCGCGACAACGTCGACAGCGATGAGGCCCAGCGCTACATCTACGTCCCGACTTGCTGA
- a CDS encoding TetR/AcrR family transcriptional regulator — protein MSTVPHPNSGGRRERNKSDKQQRIFDAADALFAERGYAAVTTQQIAERADVAAGTVFRYASSKAEMLLMVHNQRYRRAIEYAELHLPPAGHPGERLAALLTPLVHFGRLNDENTAAYGQAMLFGSSHETYRTEALELMERLQQRVAEVLATAWQLQHPASAGQPAPPTPDAAPAARAIYAAFLFASIQATNTDITVEQQLAGILNQVDVISRGYLHPAPAHNATSAPSRTTRLAKQSKEETHV, from the coding sequence ATGTCAACAGTCCCTCACCCGAACTCCGGCGGGCGCCGCGAGCGCAACAAGAGTGACAAGCAGCAGCGCATCTTCGACGCCGCCGACGCCCTCTTCGCCGAGCGCGGCTATGCCGCCGTCACCACCCAGCAGATCGCCGAGCGCGCCGACGTGGCCGCCGGCACCGTGTTCCGCTACGCCTCCAGCAAGGCCGAGATGCTGCTCATGGTGCACAACCAGCGCTACCGTCGCGCGATCGAATACGCCGAGCTTCACCTGCCGCCGGCCGGGCACCCCGGCGAGCGCCTCGCGGCGTTGCTCACCCCGCTCGTGCACTTCGGCCGGCTGAACGACGAAAACACCGCCGCCTACGGGCAGGCCATGCTCTTCGGCAGCTCGCACGAGACCTACCGCACCGAGGCGCTCGAGCTGATGGAGCGTTTGCAGCAGCGAGTGGCCGAGGTGCTCGCCACCGCCTGGCAGCTGCAGCACCCGGCATCCGCCGGGCAGCCCGCGCCGCCGACCCCGGATGCCGCGCCCGCCGCCCGCGCCATCTACGCCGCGTTCTTGTTTGCGTCCATTCAGGCGACCAACACCGATATCACCGTCGAGCAGCAGCTCGCCGGCATCCTGAACCAGGTAGACGTGATCTCACGTGGCTACCTTCACCCCGCGCCGGCACACAATGCCACCAGCGCACCGAGCCGCACGACACGTCTGGCTAAACAGAGTAAGGAAGAAACACATGTCTGA
- a CDS encoding M20 family metallopeptidase, with protein sequence MTATTTTHTELIDGYLDAGRDELIELVEQLIAIDSQIPPHADERAIVAFLSERLTEFGLGELSVIGPSEERPSLFLRMRGSGGGRTLMLNGHTDTKPVGEARGLWTTEPLDATHRDGNIYGLGATDMKAAVAAMIFAARAIKETGTPLRGDLVIGMIADEEAGAQLGAKYVAPFVEDVDAILIGEPSGWEHDWQGIHLVSRGVCCFRVIVTGTQMHSSLSDRMPSVNASLKLAELMTRIGSELELPFTAHPLGGVGPTLNTGVMLDGGTFFGVVPGRAEFACDLRTVPGMTKQQVAEGIERWLEGCRAADPELVVEYSFEPGLDWIPWSEMDAEHPLVAATQAAALDVLGEAPPLAVFPGGTDAPWYSELGIPTLPSFGPGVLTCAHGPNEYVSVESVHQAARMYARIAVDFCG encoded by the coding sequence ATGACCGCAACAACGACGACACACACCGAGCTGATCGACGGCTACCTCGACGCCGGGCGCGACGAGCTCATTGAGCTCGTGGAGCAGCTCATCGCCATCGACAGCCAGATCCCGCCGCACGCCGACGAGCGCGCGATCGTCGCGTTCCTGAGCGAGCGGCTGACCGAGTTCGGCCTCGGCGAGCTCAGCGTGATCGGTCCGTCGGAGGAACGCCCCAGTCTGTTCCTGCGGATGCGCGGGAGCGGCGGCGGGCGCACCCTGATGCTGAATGGGCACACCGACACGAAGCCGGTCGGCGAAGCGCGGGGGCTCTGGACCACCGAGCCGCTGGATGCGACGCACCGAGACGGAAACATCTACGGCCTCGGCGCGACCGACATGAAGGCTGCCGTGGCGGCGATGATCTTCGCCGCCCGCGCCATCAAGGAGACGGGCACACCGCTGCGCGGCGACCTGGTCATCGGCATGATCGCCGATGAGGAGGCAGGCGCCCAGCTCGGGGCCAAGTACGTTGCGCCCTTCGTCGAGGACGTCGATGCGATCCTGATCGGCGAGCCGAGCGGCTGGGAGCACGATTGGCAGGGCATCCACCTCGTCTCGCGCGGCGTGTGCTGCTTCCGGGTCATCGTCACGGGAACGCAGATGCACTCGAGCCTCTCCGACCGGATGCCGTCGGTGAACGCCTCGCTCAAACTGGCCGAGCTGATGACCCGGATCGGATCTGAACTCGAGCTGCCGTTCACGGCGCACCCGCTCGGCGGCGTCGGCCCCACGCTGAACACCGGCGTCATGCTTGACGGCGGCACCTTCTTCGGCGTGGTCCCGGGGCGAGCCGAGTTCGCCTGCGATCTGCGCACCGTCCCCGGCATGACCAAGCAACAGGTCGCCGAGGGCATCGAGCGCTGGCTGGAGGGATGCCGGGCCGCCGACCCCGAGCTCGTCGTCGAGTACAGCTTCGAGCCGGGTCTCGACTGGATCCCGTGGAGCGAGATGGATGCAGAACACCCGCTCGTCGCCGCCACCCAGGCCGCCGCCCTCGACGTGCTGGGCGAGGCGCCGCCGCTGGCGGTGTTCCCCGGTGGAACAGACGCCCCCTGGTACTCGGAGCTCGGCATCCCCACGCTGCCCTCCTTCGGGCCGGGCGTGCTCACCTGCGCCCACGGCCCAAACGAGTACGTGAGCGTCGAGAGCGTGCACCAGGCTGCCCGCATGTACGCGCGCATCGCCGTCGATTTCTGTGGCTAG
- a CDS encoding amidohydrolase family protein yields MSGRFDAHIHLFETGYHGTREPGAELADYEALRAVHGIDDALVVGYEGQPRFHGNNEYVLGLGRELGWVTPLLHLDPERPLSIAAAEAALDAGAAGFSIYLGDDGALIDAFGDELWSLLGARSALLSVNATPEGLRDASERIRALDTVRVLISHLGLPGAAAGWADQNASLLALHTAESVTVKFSGLYAIDPVAPHHGARETALAVLECFGAARMLWGSDFAPGLDTVRAEELFAVPAWLAEQLTPAESAQILGGTLRTLCGKDTP; encoded by the coding sequence ATGAGCGGCCGCTTCGACGCCCACATCCACCTCTTCGAAACCGGCTACCACGGCACGCGCGAGCCGGGCGCTGAACTCGCCGACTACGAGGCGCTGCGGGCCGTGCACGGCATCGACGATGCCCTCGTCGTCGGCTACGAGGGCCAGCCGCGCTTCCACGGCAACAACGAGTACGTGCTGGGGCTGGGGCGGGAGCTCGGTTGGGTGACGCCGCTCCTTCACCTCGACCCGGAGCGCCCGCTCTCAATCGCCGCCGCCGAGGCAGCCCTGGACGCCGGTGCGGCCGGTTTCAGCATCTACCTCGGTGACGACGGCGCGCTCATCGACGCCTTCGGCGACGAGCTCTGGAGCCTGCTCGGCGCCCGGTCGGCCCTGCTCAGCGTCAACGCCACCCCCGAGGGGCTGCGCGACGCGTCCGAGCGCATCCGTGCGCTGGACACCGTGCGGGTGCTGATCAGCCACCTGGGTCTGCCGGGGGCGGCGGCGGGCTGGGCCGATCAGAACGCGTCCCTGCTCGCCCTGCACACGGCCGAGTCGGTCACCGTGAAGTTCTCCGGTTTGTACGCGATCGACCCCGTCGCGCCGCACCACGGCGCGCGGGAGACGGCGCTGGCCGTGCTCGAGTGCTTCGGGGCCGCGCGGATGCTGTGGGGATCCGACTTCGCGCCTGGGCTCGACACGGTGCGCGCTGAGGAGCTGTTCGCCGTCCCCGCATGGTTGGCCGAGCAACTCACCCCCGCCGAGAGCGCCCAGATTCTCGGCGGCACCCTGCGAACCCTCTGCGGCAAGGACACGCCATGA
- a CDS encoding aminotransferase class V-fold PLP-dependent enzyme has product MERSGDRPLLDRDSFINLEAESYLYTGAHSPALARVERAIVGSYRAKSMGERGREVLFAAEDQTRRSIAELTHRSASEVALLGDASTAWSAVANGWDWKPGDNIVVNEYEHPAVFAPWLRLRQFGLEVRVVPRAADWEMPTASLEAACDERTVAIAVSHVGYVNGLRHDLDGIGRFARAAGIPLLVDVSHSLGVIDMDLQHAAITISASYKWTLGPYGVGVVIWNQELLPDFRPGNVGWRSLGNIFTEDRFEELDWNVDATRFQMGAPALADIAGLGAGIDTILELGIDKVEAHALALVAEARAALVELGADVITPADPARSAGNLAFLHPAGERFAARLAERGVLVWGGDGRVRASFHVMNSREDVGRFVDGVAATIHEFETTGV; this is encoded by the coding sequence ATGGAACGCTCCGGCGATCGGCCGCTGCTGGACCGAGACAGCTTCATCAATCTCGAGGCTGAGTCCTATCTCTACACCGGAGCGCACTCACCGGCGCTCGCCCGCGTCGAACGGGCCATCGTCGGCTCCTACCGGGCCAAAAGCATGGGGGAGCGCGGCCGCGAGGTGCTCTTCGCCGCCGAGGACCAGACCCGGCGGAGCATCGCGGAGCTGACCCATCGCTCGGCGAGCGAGGTCGCGCTGCTCGGCGACGCCTCGACCGCGTGGAGCGCCGTCGCCAACGGTTGGGACTGGAAGCCGGGCGACAACATCGTCGTGAATGAGTACGAACACCCCGCGGTCTTCGCGCCCTGGCTCCGGCTGCGCCAGTTCGGGCTCGAGGTGCGGGTCGTGCCCCGCGCCGCCGACTGGGAGATGCCGACGGCCTCGCTCGAGGCCGCGTGTGACGAGCGCACCGTTGCCATCGCCGTGAGCCACGTGGGCTATGTGAACGGCCTCCGCCACGACCTGGACGGAATCGGCCGGTTCGCGCGCGCCGCCGGCATCCCGCTCCTCGTGGATGTCTCGCACTCTCTGGGCGTCATCGACATGGACCTGCAGCACGCCGCGATCACCATCAGCGCCTCCTACAAGTGGACCCTCGGCCCGTACGGCGTCGGCGTCGTGATCTGGAATCAGGAGCTTCTGCCCGACTTCCGCCCCGGCAACGTCGGCTGGCGCTCCCTCGGCAACATCTTCACCGAGGACCGTTTCGAGGAACTGGACTGGAACGTCGATGCGACCCGATTCCAGATGGGCGCTCCCGCGCTCGCGGACATCGCCGGGCTCGGTGCGGGCATCGACACCATCCTCGAGCTCGGCATCGACAAGGTCGAGGCGCACGCACTCGCCCTCGTCGCAGAGGCTCGCGCGGCGCTCGTGGAACTCGGCGCAGACGTGATCACCCCGGCAGACCCGGCACGCTCGGCAGGGAACCTGGCCTTTCTGCACCCGGCCGGCGAGCGATTCGCCGCCCGGCTGGCCGAGCGCGGCGTGCTGGTCTGGGGCGGGGACGGCCGCGTGCGCGCCTCCTTCCACGTGATGAACAGCCGAGAAGACGTCGGCCGTTTCGTCGACGGCGTCGCCGCGACGATCCACGAATTCGAGACGACGGGAGTCTGA
- a CDS encoding Gfo/Idh/MocA family protein, with amino-acid sequence MTDNGHPHTTQHRDGVRVAVVGAGQFGELHADAYRANPDCRLVAIVDRNVERARAVAARTGAPAAYASIEQLLAAEQVDGVSIATAGAHHLAPTIAALRAGASVLLEKPVVLRADEAITLADAADQAAGFVLPAHILRFAAPYRELANRLAAGAVGTPRALSFRRHRTIEHDSLFPDVHPVLMTMVHDIDLALWLDGSRPTSVTARQLRIAGRAQPAVVWAEVETDSGSIWSFQVSWSLAGAGGLPDALEVIGDSGALSLSLGARVSDFGPSAAAVDDTLTPGGSHGALGEEVRAFVDAIRFGIAPAGPTLGEAIDGLALAHRIIQAAESSATGPEPHGEGRPA; translated from the coding sequence ATGACTGATAACGGCCACCCGCACACAACGCAGCATCGCGACGGCGTGCGGGTGGCCGTTGTCGGTGCCGGCCAGTTCGGCGAGCTCCACGCGGATGCGTACCGGGCGAACCCCGACTGCCGCCTCGTTGCCATCGTCGACCGCAACGTCGAACGGGCACGCGCGGTGGCTGCGCGCACCGGGGCGCCGGCGGCGTACGCCTCGATCGAGCAGCTGCTCGCGGCCGAGCAGGTCGACGGCGTCTCGATCGCCACCGCTGGCGCCCATCACCTCGCCCCGACCATCGCGGCCCTCCGCGCGGGGGCGAGCGTGTTGCTCGAGAAGCCCGTCGTGCTGCGTGCCGATGAGGCGATCACGCTGGCGGATGCCGCAGACCAGGCGGCCGGCTTCGTTCTGCCCGCACACATCCTGCGCTTCGCCGCGCCCTACCGCGAGCTCGCCAACCGGCTCGCAGCGGGCGCCGTCGGCACACCCCGCGCGCTCTCTTTCCGCCGTCACCGCACCATCGAGCACGACAGCCTCTTCCCCGATGTGCACCCCGTGTTGATGACGATGGTGCACGACATCGACCTGGCGCTCTGGCTGGACGGCTCGAGGCCGACATCCGTCACCGCGCGCCAACTGCGCATCGCCGGGCGCGCGCAGCCAGCCGTCGTCTGGGCGGAGGTGGAGACCGACTCGGGGTCGATCTGGTCGTTCCAGGTGTCCTGGTCGCTCGCCGGTGCCGGCGGCCTGCCCGACGCGCTCGAGGTGATCGGCGACAGCGGTGCGCTCTCGCTCTCGCTTGGCGCCCGCGTCTCAGACTTCGGCCCGTCAGCCGCGGCCGTGGACGACACGCTGACGCCGGGCGGCAGCCACGGCGCACTGGGCGAGGAGGTTCGCGCCTTCGTCGACGCGATCCGTTTCGGCATCGCGCCCGCCGGCCCGACACTCGGCGAGGCCATCGATGGCCTCGCGCTTGCACACCGCATCATTCAGGCGGCGGAGTCCAGCGCGACCGGGCCTGAGCCACACGGCGAAGGGCGCCCCGCATGA
- a CDS encoding ABC transporter permease: MTQTQTPPGAVTFDSSEPSATRRVVTSTAFMIAIVVTVLILLFGVLSPNGVFLSAGNFRNLALDSAQLILLAVGMTFLVGAGELDLSIGANVILSSVVAAKVITFVGGTPEEILAGDYSNAATAILLGFLAAVVTGVLFGIVNAALVNMLRVSSFIVTLAMMSAGSGIAYIVTGGINVSSLPREMQKGFGSADLFGIIPIPAVIAVVIGLVAWFAMTKLRFGVHTLGMGSSLRAAERAGINIRRQRVKLFVIMGGIAGLVGFIDISRFLTTNIQGHQGDALAAIAAVVIGGTSLFGGRASILGSMIAAIIPAILINGLVIMRVGSFYQLVVTGVILLIAVGIDQRRRAQSK; encoded by the coding sequence ATGACCCAGACCCAGACACCCCCGGGCGCTGTCACCTTCGACAGCAGCGAACCGAGCGCGACGCGTCGGGTCGTGACGTCGACGGCGTTCATGATCGCCATCGTCGTGACCGTCCTCATCCTCCTCTTCGGCGTGCTCTCGCCGAACGGCGTCTTCCTGAGCGCCGGCAACTTCCGCAACCTCGCGCTGGACTCTGCGCAACTGATCCTGCTCGCGGTCGGCATGACCTTCCTCGTCGGGGCCGGTGAACTCGACCTCTCGATCGGCGCGAACGTCATTCTCTCCTCCGTCGTGGCCGCGAAGGTGATCACCTTCGTCGGCGGCACCCCGGAAGAGATCCTGGCCGGCGACTACAGCAACGCCGCGACGGCGATCCTTCTCGGCTTCCTCGCCGCGGTCGTCACCGGGGTGCTCTTCGGAATCGTGAACGCCGCGCTGGTCAACATGTTGCGAGTGAGCTCCTTCATCGTGACGCTCGCCATGATGAGCGCCGGAAGCGGCATCGCCTACATCGTGACCGGCGGCATCAACGTGAGCTCGCTTCCGCGCGAGATGCAGAAGGGCTTCGGCTCCGCCGACCTCTTCGGCATCATCCCAATTCCGGCCGTCATCGCCGTCGTGATTGGACTGGTCGCCTGGTTCGCGATGACGAAGCTCCGATTCGGCGTGCACACCCTCGGCATGGGCTCCTCGCTGCGGGCGGCCGAACGCGCCGGCATCAACATCCGTCGTCAGCGCGTCAAACTCTTCGTCATCATGGGCGGCATCGCCGGACTCGTCGGCTTCATCGACATCTCGCGCTTCCTCACCACCAACATCCAGGGGCACCAGGGCGACGCGCTGGCCGCCATCGCCGCAGTCGTCATCGGCGGCACAAGCCTCTTCGGCGGCCGGGCCTCGATCCTCGGCTCCATGATCGCGGCGATCATCCCGGCGATCCTCATCAACGGCCTCGTCATCATGCGCGTCGGCTCGTTCTACCAGCTGGTCGTCACCGGCGTCATCCTGCTCATCGCCGTCGGCATCGACCAGCGGCGCAGGGCGCAGAGCAAGTAG
- a CDS encoding helix-turn-helix domain-containing protein → MSVSALAREAGISKSTVSELERGNGNPSLDTLWALAKTLHVSLGGLFIGQAGVGETEFKRLVEAPVIAREGDAFIAQLMAGWRNSGEVEVSIVTLAANAHRDSRGNAPGVVERVICVEGLVEVGPDGAAVLLAPGDMLTFRADQVHLYHARENGGRLVVIQQYPSAV, encoded by the coding sequence ATGAGCGTCTCCGCCCTCGCCCGCGAAGCCGGCATCTCCAAGTCGACGGTGTCGGAGCTGGAGCGCGGCAACGGCAACCCCTCGCTCGACACCCTGTGGGCACTGGCGAAGACGCTCCACGTCTCGCTCGGTGGGTTGTTCATCGGGCAGGCCGGCGTCGGCGAGACGGAGTTCAAGCGCCTCGTCGAGGCTCCCGTGATCGCCAGGGAGGGTGATGCCTTCATCGCCCAGCTCATGGCGGGCTGGCGGAACTCCGGCGAGGTGGAGGTGTCGATCGTCACGCTCGCGGCCAATGCCCACCGTGATTCGCGCGGCAATGCGCCCGGCGTGGTTGAACGCGTGATCTGCGTGGAGGGTCTCGTGGAGGTTGGCCCGGATGGCGCGGCGGTGCTGCTCGCGCCCGGTGACATGCTGACGTTCAGGGCCGATCAGGTGCACCTCTACCACGCGCGTGAGAATGGCGGCCGGCTCGTCGTCATCCAGCAGTACCCCAGCGCCGTCTGA
- a CDS encoding L-rhamnose mutarotase, which yields MNRFCYTFELLPGTIALYEQEHEQVWPGVVDAMRAAGIQDYSLFRRGHTVIAWGQSTRPLDEAFAELDADPANRRWSAYIRRLMHDPLDENGELLFAPEIWRMP from the coding sequence ATGAACCGCTTCTGCTACACGTTCGAGCTCCTGCCCGGCACGATCGCGCTCTACGAGCAGGAACATGAGCAGGTCTGGCCGGGCGTCGTCGACGCGATGCGCGCCGCCGGCATCCAGGACTACTCCCTCTTCCGCCGCGGTCACACCGTGATCGCATGGGGGCAGAGCACTCGCCCGCTCGACGAGGCCTTCGCCGAACTCGATGCAGACCCGGCGAACCGTCGCTGGAGCGCGTACATCCGCCGCCTCATGCACGACCCACTCGACGAGAACGGCGAGCTGCTCTTCGCGCCGGAGATCTGGCGGATGCCGTGA
- a CDS encoding RidA family protein, producing the protein MTMKPLFTAEAPAPGGAYSQAMLAGDYIFTAGQVGLNPQTGETPADFREEVRQALANLRSVLAEGGADLNDVVRTMCLLTDIGNFAVFNEEYAAAFGEHRPARSTFGIALAGGFTVEIEAIAYTGGR; encoded by the coding sequence ATGACCATGAAACCGTTGTTCACCGCGGAGGCCCCGGCACCCGGCGGTGCCTACTCGCAAGCCATGCTGGCCGGCGACTACATCTTCACGGCCGGGCAGGTCGGCCTGAACCCCCAGACCGGCGAGACCCCGGCCGACTTCCGTGAGGAAGTTCGACAGGCGCTGGCCAACCTGAGGAGTGTGCTCGCCGAGGGCGGCGCCGACCTCAACGACGTCGTGCGCACGATGTGCCTGCTCACCGATATCGGCAATTTCGCCGTCTTCAATGAGGAGTATGCCGCGGCGTTCGGTGAGCACCGCCCGGCGCGCAGCACCTTCGGCATTGCGCTCGCCGGTGGTTTCACCGTTGAGATCGAGGCGATCGCCTACACCGGCGGCCGCTGA